In one Bosea sp. RAC05 genomic region, the following are encoded:
- a CDS encoding NAD(P)/FAD-dependent oxidoreductase, giving the protein MAGASAWSSLEAAPSLWGATATPLRAFPALQDDAQADVVIIGAGYTGLSAAHHLAQSGLSSIVLEANRPGWGASGRNGGVITAKFRLSFPAIAAAHGKPMAKRMYEIALEATDIVTQLVEAYGIDAANLTRSGQVKAAHNHETLAYAVKEAAWLRAELGDTTMSVLDAGQVREETGSNGFVGGVLNAGSGGIHPLNYLHGLAEGVAARGIPIHAGTPALRLRREGDGVLVETPDGVVRAKQAIIATNSYSDLTPATQAYQQTLIPFRSAIIATERLSPNLAATVMPTRRTYTETKRMMRWFRMVDDRIVFGGRGAFGKTDSPAAFRALHKAMIGIFPQVSDVPLAYRWSGLVAMTLDSVPHVGRVDDRVMLAMGYNGAGVAMSSLMGRYLAAFARGETPDVGLLDAGRMRRVPFYPLREPAVRMVAGWYQFLDAIGR; this is encoded by the coding sequence TTGGCCGGCGCCTCCGCCTGGTCGTCGCTGGAGGCCGCGCCCTCACTCTGGGGCGCGACGGCAACGCCGTTGCGCGCGTTTCCGGCGCTGCAGGACGATGCGCAGGCGGATGTCGTCATCATCGGCGCCGGCTATACCGGGCTCTCGGCCGCGCATCATCTCGCGCAGAGCGGGCTGTCCTCGATCGTGCTGGAGGCCAACCGCCCGGGCTGGGGCGCCAGCGGCCGCAATGGCGGCGTCATCACCGCCAAGTTTCGCCTGTCCTTCCCGGCCATCGCCGCCGCCCACGGCAAGCCGATGGCCAAGCGCATGTACGAGATCGCGCTGGAGGCGACCGATATCGTCACGCAGCTGGTCGAGGCCTACGGCATTGACGCCGCAAACCTGACACGCTCCGGCCAGGTCAAGGCCGCGCATAACCACGAGACGCTGGCCTATGCGGTGAAGGAGGCCGCGTGGCTGCGCGCCGAGCTCGGCGACACCACCATGTCGGTGCTGGATGCTGGGCAGGTTCGCGAGGAGACCGGTTCAAACGGCTTCGTCGGCGGCGTCCTCAATGCCGGCTCGGGCGGCATCCACCCGCTCAATTATCTGCACGGCCTGGCCGAGGGCGTCGCGGCGCGGGGCATTCCGATCCATGCCGGGACGCCGGCCCTGCGCCTGCGCCGCGAAGGCGACGGCGTGCTGGTCGAGACGCCGGACGGCGTGGTCCGGGCGAAACAGGCGATCATCGCCACCAACAGCTACTCGGATCTCACCCCGGCGACCCAAGCCTATCAGCAGACCCTGATCCCGTTCCGCAGCGCGATCATCGCGACGGAAAGGCTCTCGCCCAATCTCGCCGCCACGGTGATGCCGACGCGGCGCACCTATACCGAGACCAAGCGGATGATGCGCTGGTTCCGCATGGTCGACGACCGGATCGTCTTCGGCGGCCGGGGCGCCTTCGGCAAGACGGATTCGCCGGCCGCCTTCCGCGCGCTGCACAAGGCGATGATCGGCATCTTCCCGCAGGTTTCCGACGTGCCGCTGGCCTATCGCTGGTCCGGCCTCGTCGCGATGACGCTCGATTCCGTGCCCCATGTCGGGCGCGTCGACGACCGCGTCATGCTCGCCATGGGCTACAACGGCGCCGGCGTCGCGATGTCGAGCCTGATGGGCCGCTATCTCGCGGCCTTTGCCCGGGGCGAGACGCCCGATGTCGGGCTGCTCGATGCCGGCCGCATGCGCCGTGTTCCGTTTTACCCGCTTCGAGAGCCGGCCGTCCGCATGGTGGCCGGCTGGTACCAGTTTCTAGACGCGATCGGACGGTAG